GATCTAGACAACCATACCGTCGGACGGGCGGGAGTTGATGCTTGGTAAGTACCAAGAATCCCCAGGATAGCTTGGGGAATCGTCAAAACTAGGCCGGGTTATGAGTCCTCCGGGGCGGAGGGAGCTCTTGCCGACAGCGCCCGGCCAACCTTTCACCTGGAGGGATGTCCGTGAGATGCCCCTTTTGCGGAGAATCCGGTAGTCGTGTGGTGGATTCCCGTACGATCCAAGAACGTAACGCCATTAGACGGCGGCGGGAATGTGAGCAGTGCAAACGACGCTTTACCACCTATGAACGCAGGGAAGAGTTTCCCTTAATGGTTGTGAAAAAAGATGGTCGGCGGGAGATGTTTGATCGAAATAAGGTCCTCGGTGGGATTATTAAAGCCTTGGAGAAGCGACCTGTTAGTGGCGAACAAGTGGAGCACATGGTCGATGAAATAGAGCGTAAGCTCTATTCCTTTGGTCAGCGGGAGGTTGCTTCCCAACAGATTGGCGAATTGGTGATGGAAGCACTTCGGGACACCGATGAAGTGGCCTATGTGCGGTTTGCGTCGGTGTATCGCCAATTCAAGGACATTAACCGTTTTCTGGAGGAACTCGAGCATCTATTGGAGGATAGAAAGGCATGAATTTGGCATTACGTCGGCGGGGAGAACTGGTCTTTTTGGAGGCTTCCGGTTCGAACGAAGTACTCCTTTGCGTCAGTACCCGGGGCGGTGGCGTAAGCCACGGCCCTTTTGCGTCATTGAACTTGGGACTGCATGTACAAGATTGTGCAAAGTCAGTAGTAGATAACCGCAGAAGGCTAGCCCAAGCCTTGGGGTTTCCCCTAGCACGAATGGTTTGCGCCCAGCAAGTCCATGGTACCAAGATTGCCATTGTCGGGGAGGATGAAGCCGGACGGGGAGCTTTCTCAATAGATGATGCCCTCTGTGGTGTTGATGGTATGCTTACAATGGAGAGAAACCTTGCCCTAACCTGTTTTTATGCCGACTGTGTGCCCTTATTGTACTATTGTCAAGATCCTGCCGTTTGTGGGGTGGCCCATGGGGGGTGGCGGGGCACCCTGGGGGGAATTAGCTCTTTAATGATCCAACAGATGCGTCGGGTATTTGGCTGCCGGGTGGAGGCTATTACAGTTGTGATTGGGCCGGCGATTGGGCCTTGTTGTTATGAGGTAGGGGAGGAGGTCCGAAGTCTGTTTGCGGAGCGTTTTTGTCCAACCGGTGGCCGGACATTGGATCTTGTAGAGATCAACCGGAGGATTCTGATTGATGCTGGCCTACCGGAGGGGAATATTATTGTTAGTAATTTCTGCACAAAGTGTAATGAACAACTGTTCTATTCCTACAGAAGAGCAGCAAATTCTGGGTTACCTAGTTGCGGGCGGCATGGTGCCATTGCAATGCTGCTGTAAAGGTATTGTTTGGGTTTTGTCGAATTAATTTGTGATGTCTAACTTGAGGTGATCAATGTGAATCGAGGCGGTCTTGCCACTAGTAACGAAGCCAAGACGTCATATTCCCGACGTCGTGGAGAGATCATCGGTATTATTGTCATGGCTATTGCGATTTTTGGCCTCATAGGTCTTTATTGGCCAGTTACTGGGATAGTGGGTGAATACATGACCAGGGCATGCCGGTGGCTTTTGGGGGCCGCCGCTCCCATTGCTCTTTTGATTGTATTTATCTGTGGTGGATCGGCCTTTTTTCGGGGTGGCGTCCGTACCTTTGGGAAAGTACGTACTTTGGGACTGGTCTTGCTTGGATTGGTGATCGTAGTGGTATTACACCTGGCGAAGACGCCTGTGTCCTTTCCCACCACCGAGGAGTACGTAAATGGTGGAGGTGTGGTGGGTAAGACCTTTGCGGTGGTTTTGCTCAAGGCCTTCGGGAGCAAGGGTACTTACGTAGTTCTTGCCGCCTTGGCCCTAATTGCCCTTGAACTCTTGATAGATACTCCCCTTTCCCGACAGACTAAGTGGGCTGCAGGTAAAACACGACGGGTGTTATCTGTAATAGGTAGGGGGTTAGCACATTTTGGGCGTGGTTTAGCTGAAGAGTTGCGGCAACTACGAGACTGGATGTTTAGACGAAAACCATCCCACGTTGACGAGCCTGTGGAGGATGTGGATCTGCTT
The Limnochordia bacterium genome window above contains:
- the pgeF gene encoding peptidoglycan editing factor PgeF encodes the protein MNLALRRRGELVFLEASGSNEVLLCVSTRGGGVSHGPFASLNLGLHVQDCAKSVVDNRRRLAQALGFPLARMVCAQQVHGTKIAIVGEDEAGRGAFSIDDALCGVDGMLTMERNLALTCFYADCVPLLYYCQDPAVCGVAHGGWRGTLGGISSLMIQQMRRVFGCRVEAITVVIGPAIGPCCYEVGEEVRSLFAERFCPTGGRTLDLVEINRRILIDAGLPEGNIIVSNFCTKCNEQLFYSYRRAANSGLPSCGRHGAIAMLL
- the nrdR gene encoding transcriptional regulator NrdR, with amino-acid sequence MRCPFCGESGSRVVDSRTIQERNAIRRRRECEQCKRRFTTYERREEFPLMVVKKDGRREMFDRNKVLGGIIKALEKRPVSGEQVEHMVDEIERKLYSFGQREVASQQIGELVMEALRDTDEVAYVRFASVYRQFKDINRFLEELEHLLEDRKA